The genome window ATGCCATTGAGGGTTATGTGCCGCGCCATGACCGCAGTGCTCATGGTGAGTATCCCATACTTTGTTTGCCCATGATTGCATTTTATTATTTTGTAAATATCAATTGATTGAATGACGGAAAGGCGAGAACAGAGCCCAATGGTGGTGTTAGTGTCTTGTCGTAATGCTGAAATATTGCATGGAGATATGTTGCTTTAGACTTCAGTGTTGCAGTTTATGTATTTGGTCTTATATATTTCCATAGGTGTTTGCTCATGAATAACTTGGGTAGGTTGAATTGGTTTCCGGAATAAGATATGATTCTATGTTGATATTGTTACTTTTAAGTTTTTAACATGTAAATATAAGTAATCTTTACCTGTGGTTGTGTCGCAATTAGTAGTTTATTTGCATCCTGCTAGTGCATCTAGTTAGCAACCTTTTTGTATACATGAAGACTATTTGGGTGAAAGGAGCCAAACTTGACACCTACTTGCATATTTTCCATGTGATGATCGTGTCTATGGCGGTTGACGTGTGCAGCCTGCAGATGTTTGTGTTATTGTTTAAGTGTGTATGctagtagaaattaaagaaaaaTAGAACAATAGAGGTTGTTGCTCAATGGTTTTCTGACTATTACTCCTTTGCACCATGATGTGTTGAGGTCATTCACCCTTGGAGTTTTAGTCAGTACCCTTgatttagggtctgtttggttgggctgtggctgtggaaaaagttgctgtgggctgtgagctgtggaaaaagctgctataggctgtgtgctgttaaaaagctaaaaatcgtttggtggaaaccactaaaagtcgttaaaagttctttgatatatgttttcacagttccatccaaaagccactaaaagcaggtccaggggtgctttcagttttgcactacgagaaagtcggcttttagaaaaagctgcttcgtggatccagccctttggttggcttttggcttttagggggcaaaagccaaagccaaaagccaaaccaaacacacccttagtatCTCTACTGCTGCATTTTGCACATCATAACTTTGCTACTGATGCAGTTCAGCCTGCACTTTGCAGCACACTGACAATTTATAGGGTCCTGCCTGCAAGCATCTTGGGGTTGATATTGATTTAACACACCAATTTTTTAGTCACTGGTGTAAGTAAGAATGTTTACCAGAGTAACGGTAGTTTTTCTTGCATGCACATTTCTGTACATGAAAGGATCCTTATCTCCATTCTTGCCCTTTGTTCGACTTGTCTTAaattttgaacaattgaagataCAGTGAGCTTATGTTCTGTTGTCAGGACAAAAGCCACAGGTTCAGCAGAACGAAGGTGCTGGACCTGAACTGTCCAGAACTGAGAATGTGGATTATGGTGCTGCTGCTCCTGGTGAAGATGGCATGACAAGTTCACCTTCATTGGTTAAAACACACGTGAGCTCCGAAGTAATAGTTGAGAGAATGGGCAGCCTGGTTCTTGGTGAGAATACAAGGACGCCTAGAAAGAAGAAAACTAAAACTCCATCAAAGATGTTAGAGCAAGAGGAAGATAACAGTATGCTGTCATCTTGCATATCTGATTCCATTGCCAAGCAGCTTGAGGATGTAGTTTTGGAAGAGAGAAAAGGCAGTCAGAAAAATAAAATGAGTAAAGCATCATCAAGAGCACAGAAGGGTAAGTCTACAAAAAGGCCTGCTTCGACAAACATGGAGGAAAATGCTATGAATCAGTATAACTACTTGTCAAGTTCTGTATTGGTAGACAATCACCCCTCATCATCTCAATCTTCAGAAAAAGATTCAACACAGGCTTACTCTGAACAACTGTGTGAAGAATTCAGTGAAGCAGTGAACATTGGAAATGATGAGACAAGTGATGAAAAGATGAGACCTGCATGGAAGTCTTCGTTGAAAGTTGCCGGGTCTAAGAGCAGTAGGCAGTCTGTTACATGGGCAGATGAGAATGGAAGTGTCCTAGAAACAAGCAAAGCATATGAAAGCCCTTCAAGTAGTATAAAACGACCTGAGGAAGGCATAGACAATTCACTAAGGCGTGCATCTGCTGAAGCGTGTGCTGCAGCACTTGTTGAGGCAGCAGAAGCTATTTCTTCAGGCACAGCAGAAGCAGAAGATGCAGGTGAGCATGTATTCATTATGTTCCCACGGCTGCTATTCTTTGAGGCTAACAACTTTTGTTATTAAATGATACTGACGTAAGCCTCTCTAACGTCAGTTTCAAATGCTGGAATCATCATTCTGCCTGACATGCTTAACCAGCAAGAACATGACAATGGCAAAAACAGTGGCGGAGATGATGACCCTGAGATAGATAGGGATGTTATCAAGTGGCCTAAGAAACCTGTACTTCTGGATACAGACTTGTTTGAAGTTGATGATTCTTGGCATGACATGCCTCCAGAAGGTTTTAGTCTAACTGTAAGTATTATTAAGAAGGGAAAAAAGAGAGGAGAAATTCCAGTTTTGCTTTTAATTCGGTCTCAGCACGATGTACATTTCTTTTCAGCTGTCTGCTTTCGGGACGATGTGGGCCGCGCTATTCGGATGGATATCCAGTTCGTCTTTGGCCTATGTGTATGGGCTTGAAAGGGGTTCAGTGGAGGAGTTGTTGATTGCCAATGGGAGGGAATGTCCTGAGAAGACAGTTCTGAAGGATGGGCTCTCATTGGAGATTAGAAGAGCTCTAGATTCTTGCGTTTGTAACGCCGTGCCAGTACTCATATCaaacttgaggttgcagataccgGTTTCAAAACTGGAGATTACTCTGGTACGTGTCAACTTTACCAAGCAGATAATAATATCGTACCTTTTTTAAAATAAGGCTGCTATAGGTTTAGCTTGATGCTGGTGGCTGACAGTTATATCGGCGGTAACACATGATGAAACTACACCGTGTCTGTACCAGGGCTACTTGATTGACACAATGTCGTTTGTTGACGCCCTGCCTTCTCTGCGATCGAGGCAGTGGCAGGCTGTGGTTCTGGTAATGCTTGACGCGCTCTCTGTGCACCAGCTTCCCGCCCTTGCTCCAGTCTTTTCGAATTCGAAGCTTGTGCAAAAGGCGAGTGACCAGTTTTTTTGTGGTTAGTTGAATAATATATGTATATCTTATTTTGCTTTGGTGACATCTGAATTTGTTTCCCCATCAATGTGCGATGCAGATGTTGAACGCTGCTCAGGTTAGCAGAGAGGAGTATGACTCCATGGTGGACCTGTTTCTACCGTTTGGAAGATCCGTCCAGGCGATCACGCCCATGTAAACGAGAAGCCGTGTGAATCTGCATTCCGGAAGCTGCGTGAATCGTAGGGTCTGATCTGATATTTAGTTTTACACAAGTCGCTGTCTAGAACGAGCCATGTATGTATGATTGATTGGTTATCTATTGAGCAAGATGCGCTCTGGCAATTTGTGGAAGCTGAAATACTTGCGACCATGACGCCTGCCTGTCAGTTTGCGATATTCTTTCAGGTTGTGAGAAATTGATTTGCTGTCGTTCTCAGCTATTGTTAGCTTTATGCCCTCTTTGAActcctagagctaatagttagccagCTAAACAGCCGAGCTAGCTAATAAACTAACTAAGCTAACTAATAAACTAATTATTAGTTGTGAGTTAGCTAACAATTAACTGGACTATTAGCCTTGGATCTGAACTTTTCCCCCTCTGCTCCTGTTTATCCCTGCGTTTTTACTTATATACAACGGGCAGTTTCACGTAATTACATGGGCAGTTTCACGTAATTACATGACATTTTTGGCATTGTGTAGAACTCATAAAGCTAACGCTAatagagtgtgtttggtttggtttGGTTTTAGCTTTTGACAATTAAAATTCAAAAGCTAAACCAGAGGGTTCGATCCAGTAAACATTTTTTTTCTCTAAAAATCGACTTTCTCATAGCACAAGACAGACTGAAAGCATCTCTTCACCTATTTTTAACGGCTTTTGGATGAAACTGTGAAAATATATATGGAAGAAATTTTAGCATCTTTTATTGGCTTCCACCAAACCGATTTTTTTGTTGCTTTTTTTACATTTCATAGCCCACATTAGTTTTTTATAGCTCACAGCACACAACAACTTTTTTCATAGCCACAACCCAAACTAAACACAccatagttagctagctaataaTTTGTTAGCTTGAATAACCTAATTAACTGTTAGCTAGGATCTACTAATTTTTTATAGTACCTTGCTAAAAGTAAATGGATTTCACACTCCAAACATAACACAAACAACACCAGTCTATTAAAAAACATATAAAATTCTTGAGTAGTGATACAGATTAAGGAGTCAATATGACGGGACGGGATGCCAGTGGGGCAGCGTTGCGAGATGAGAGGCATGGAGGGCGACAAGGCGGCCACGAGAGGTGGGTGAGGTGGCGCGACGGGAGGCAGCAGCGTAGTGTGACAGAGACAATAGAGTAGTTACGTAATGCGGTGTGGTTCGGCGGCGTGCCCCCATGGTTCAGCGGCGCCCATTCACGAGACAGGGGCATGGACACATATGAGGGAGTGGATGAATTGGTGGGCCTAAAAGTGGTAGAGAGGTCTTTTACAAAGTTTTAGCTGGGCTAGGTCAACAATAAACTAATTGATGGCTAAAAGGTTAGCCGTGTTTGAAACTCCTACAACTAATTTTAGCTAAATATTAGCTTTAATGGTTCGAAACGTGGCCTTAGCTTTTACTATATGTTTAGATACACACTATATCTAGATATATAATAAAAAATATTATTGTACTTAAAAATAATCTGTTTTAAAACAGACCTCCTACCCTCTAAATATTTTTAAAAAGATTTTCTCACATTCATGTTTATGTCTGCATAGTTGCGCCTGACATATTTCTACTCAAATGTTCACATGTGCCCATAATTAACCACGTACAAAGTTTAGTACCTATGCACACATGGGTAGTATTTTTTAGGGTACAACCAAGGTAAAATTTCTCGGCTGGGAAGCGGCAATTTCCGTTAAAATTTACTGTTACAGTTACTAGGCGAGAACGGTTTTCATGATGGTTATTTTTAAAATTCGTTCAACATTACAAAAAAACGAAAACAAATAATTATAATAAAAGCTATATTTTTCTTAGTAATATGATATGTCATATATTTAATTTTTTTTATTAAAAATTAATTAACATTTTTCGGTAAAACACAACAAATTTCGTCGAAACAACACGGATTCTCAGCCGGTTTTCATGGTTTCTCGATGTCCCGTCCGGATTTAAGGGTAAACCCGGGCACGAATCAAATGTGTGTTAGAATCAAGTCTCACAAATATGATGACTTATGATATAGAAATCAATGTCATATATTTATTACATAGTAGGGGTTCTGTACATAATAGCTAAATAATCATCATATGACAACAACGATCctccgcaaccatagttgactgaaaGACGACGATCTAGACCTCTCCAAACTCATCGTAGCATCCTTCATGTTCCTTATCTTGGCAATACTTGTTCTTAACCTGGTGTGAGTTTGGCaacagtgagctcacatacgttcatcgctcaccaagttgtgaggaataatgtgcatgagctcacttaaggtgtgggctcatgtgaagtgtaaggcttactaagAAAAAATGGTTAAGGTTGAACCTTGCTTTTAgagttagtcaaaattttattagcaattactaaatataagtagaTATCATCCCAATTAAATAATTGGTCACAATTAGTAATAAATCCCACAACGCAATACAAATGAtagattaaatttaattccataattaatcatgcgagagttctgagctgctcttgaccgtgagcacgaccgatatcccagttttacactctacagaggttacacatctttacccacaaaccATGTTACCTATTTGCCAAGGGGCCTCgaatcccattcatctctactgaGGAGACGAGACAGTGTAGCACTatgaatccttttcaaagttccactaatttgagaaaacccgctacggtgtcAGGAAGAAGGGAGCATAGgattccctcgtccgaaaagctatcACAGACagttcaacccgagaacctccctatactctgcagcgacgcaCTCCCCGCTtgccctttcgagtaaggtaatctctccttaGCTTTCCTAATcatttggccaagggcgtcccatttcacccttgtggtagcactgttttcccaggttacGCTCCACattccaattaacaaaatgatcttatcataAACAATAGAGAATCCATTGACAATAATAATAGAACATGATCGTAATTCATATatagcattaatcccaaaactaggaagaacatagcaaaactacccaatagttcatttgtatgCAAGGCGTAGGGTAAACAGAACTCTTAACCTGAGCATGTTATGGTGATTATCGAGAACATTATtatgtaaagaaaagtgatcaagggcataattTGACTTTTACTTGTGAATCCAACTGCTCAGGTGCTTCTCTAAAAGCTGGGCTTCAGGTTACTCGTAACCTCGCTTTTGAATAAATTTTACGAAGATCATCTAGCTGGGATGTGTATTGGTCATGCACTATGTTGACAGCTACCCTGCGAGCGAGCGATCTGCTCCTAGGTGTGCGATGGTAGGGTAGTGCGTCAGTAGGGCTAGGGTTGCACCTCTTGTTTCCTCTACGTGGCTATGGCGTCTCCTACGACCATTGTTCGCAGGCGTGTGTGTTTGGCATAGATTGCGTCTAGGACCGTTAAGAACCCTTTGCTACTAGGTCTAGTCTAAAGGCTCCTTAACTAGAAGTAGAATCACAAACACAGGAGACACAAAGATAGGAGGAACTGATATTCTCATTCATGTATGTATTCATCTCTTAGGATTACAACATATGGTGGTGTTCTCCTCTATATATAGTGCAAAATTAGGGTTTTGACTAGATGGGCCACATGGGCCTTCAGGGCCCTGtgaggaaaatggaccctgggccatttggctaattgattttggtgtttgatgattaacacaaccttgtggactaatgtgtttgctagtgtttatttttatagttcataggatgcgaagaggattgaacTAAGACACTgaagatgcaacacctcaaaagaagacataaaagataTGAAGTCCAAAACTCAAGAAGAAAAGAAGCTCAAAAGAAACAGCGAAGAAATGcatgaagtgggcagtcagccagcacactggtggcacaccgaacaatgAATAGTACCTGTTCGGTGGGACACCGGGTAGTCTGCACAGAGAGGCCTGCAACTAGGCACTCTTGGGTTGTGGCactagattgtc of Zea mays cultivar B73 chromosome 8, Zm-B73-REFERENCE-NAM-5.0, whole genome shotgun sequence contains these proteins:
- the LOC100217208 gene encoding Putative RNA polymerase II subunit B1 CTD phosphatase RPAP2 homolog-like; protein product: MSPPAPAAAAAAAPRTVASAVLRVQMALLDGAAVSSEALIHAAASALLSRADYDDVVTERTISDVCGNPACPNPLSSSSAAATGPRFHIALSEHRVYDLEEARKFCSERCLVASKALAASLPHDRPYGVPLDRLAAVVALVEGAAAGDGSGLGFQGLDGNGKVEDGGRKVEIKEKQVAGAGEVLLQDWVGPSDAIEGYVPRHDRSAHGQKPQVQQNEGAGPELSRTENVDYGAAAPGEDGMTSSPSLVKTHVSSEVIVERMGSLVLGENTRTPRKKKTKTPSKMLEQEEDNSMLSSCISDSIAKQLEDVVLEERKGSQKNKMSKASSRAQKGKSTKRPASTNMEENAMNQYNYLSSSVLVDNHPSSSQSSEKDSTQAYSEQLCEEFSEAVNIGNDETSDEKMRPAWKSSLKVAGSKSSRQSVTWADENGSVLETSKAYESPSSSIKRPEEGIDNSLRRASAEACAAALVEAAEAISSGTAEAEDAVSNAGIIILPDMLNQQEHDNGKNSGGDDDPEIDRDVIKWPKKPVLLDTDLFEVDDSWHDMPPEGFSLTLSAFGTMWAALFGWISSSSLAYVYGLERGSVEELLIANGRECPEKTVLKDGLSLEIRRALDSCVCNAVPVLISNLRLQIPVSKLEITLGYLIDTMSFVDALPSLRSRQWQAVVLVMLDALSVHQLPALAPVFSNSKLVQKMLNAAQVSREEYDSMVDLFLPFGRSVQAITPM